ACGAGTTCACCGGCGTGGTCATCGAAAAGCTGTCGGCCCGCAAGGCCGAGCTGTCGGACATGGGCCCGTCGGGCGCCGGCAAGACCCGCATCAGCCTGAAGGCTCCCTCGCGCTCGCTGATCGGCTATCAGGGCGAGTTCCTGACCGACACGCGGGGTTCGGGCGTGCTGAACCGCGTCTTCAGCCACTATGAGCCGCACAAGGGCGAGATCGCCGGCCGTCTGAAGGGCGTGCTGATCTCCAACTCGGACGGCGACACGGCAGCCTTCGCCCTGTGGAACTTGGAAGACCGCGGCATCATGTTCGTCGGCGCCGGCGAGAAGACCTACGAAGGCATGATCATCGGCGAGAACGCCCGCTGGGACGACCTCGACGTCAACCCGATCAAGGGCAAGCAGCTGACCAACGTTCGCGCCTCCGGCAAGGACGAGGCCGTGCGCCTGACCCCGCCGCGCGTGATGTCGCTGGAACAGGCCATCGCCTATATCTCGGACGACGAGCTGGTCGAGGTCACGCCCAAGTCGATCCGTCTGCGCAAGCAGATCCTGAACCCCTCGTTCCGCAAGAAGCGCGCTCGCCCCGAGTAAGGACTCGGCCCGACCTGGGGCCGTCGCCAGAGCAACCGGAATTGGAAAGGCCGCCCCGTCGCTGGGGCGGCCTTTTTGCTGTCCGACGAGTCAATGGTTCTCGGTAAAGACCAGGCGGGCCTGGGCGCCGTCGCCCTTGCCGTAGCGGCCGATCCAGATGTCGTAGACGCCGCTGGGCGGAGTGGCCCAGCGCAGGCCCGGATTGACGTTGCCGCCGTCGCCGGCGCCGTCGTCGTTGCAGACCCATTCGCCGTCCGGGTCATTGACCACCAGGGTGGTGTCGACGTCCGCATAGACCCAGATGTTCAGCGGCAGGCCGCCGGCGGTGTAGTTCAGCCGGTAATCCGGCGCATCGCCGACCATGCCGACGCAGGCCCCGCCCAGATGCGAGGCGTCCTCGGTCCCGCCCGCGACGATGTCGACGCTGCGCGGATCCGGCTGGAACCCGGCTTTCAGGGTCACAGAGCCGAACACCGGATCCAGCGAGGCGTCCTGGGCCAGAGCCGGCGCGCTCGCGGCCAGGACGGCCGCGAACACGGTCGCGCCCATCAGAATTCGTGTGGTCATTATTTCCCCGTTCCCGGCTCAGGATCTGGCCGGCGCCGTCACGCTATCACGGATACGCGAACCGGCGGAAGAACCCCGGCCACTGCCCCCCCGACGGGGCGGACAGTCCGTATCGACAAGGGAAACCGCCTGGTGGAGCCGAGGGGACACCAGAAGGATCGGTTTCGTCGGTCATAGGATGCTCTGGGACTCGGGGGCTTAGAGCGGGTCAGCAGAGGCCGATGTGGAGGCGTGGTCAACGGCTGGGACGGTTGCCTTCGACCGTTGCTGACGTCGGGCACGGGCGGCCACAGCGTCAGCAAGCCGTAGTCGATTGAACGCGATGGACGGTCAGTCTTGGCCGGCCGTGGTGGCGTGGCGCGCGGGTCCGTCCCTTAAGGCCCTCTGGAGCCTTCCCAGACGGTGCTCGCCATTCTTGGCCATGATCCTGGTCACGCGGCTTCAGAACGGCTCCAGGGCCGTCTCTAACCGCCCTACGGGGTCTTTTCGCTGGTCATGTCGTGGATCAGCTTCATGATCTCGGCTTCCTCATCGGCCGACAGGGTGATCCAAGATTTCTCGACCATGATGACGTCAGGGTCGCCACTCTTGATCTTCTCCACGGCTTGGCGTGCATCAGTCTCTCCAGGCACTTGGAACATCACTGCGCGGACATCATCGAGTTCATCGTCGATGATCTTCCGCCGAGCTTGGGCGAAGCGTTGGAAGGCGTCGTCGCGCTTCCCAAACGCTTTCCAGTCCTCTCTGGACGGGCCTGATAGGCGAACCACGAACACGCTGCTCTCCTCCTAAGCACCAGCCTCTACGAACGCCCTGTAGACGCTTGCTCGACTGATCCCGACGCTCTGTGCGATCTGGGCGACGGTCTGGCCTTCAGCCTTCAGACGCAAGACCTCGGGCGTCTTGGCGCGGGCAGTCGGAGCGCGTCCTCGATAGCGTCCCTCAGCCTTGGCCTTGGCGATCCCGGCACGCTGTCTCTCCAGCATGATCTCGCGTTCCCACTGGCTCACCGCGCCCAGCACTTGGAGGATGAGCACCCCGGTCGCGGTCGAGGTATCGACGCCCATGCTCATGATCCGAAGCGTTACGTTGCGGGCCTTCAGGTCTTCGACGATCCGCAGGAGGTCGGTGACGCTTCTGGCCAGACGGTCGGGCTTGGTCACGATGAAGGTGTCGCCGTCTCTCACCCAATCGAGGGCGGCGCGGAGTTGTGGACGCTGAGCATCAACGCTGCTCACATGCTCCTGAAAGACCTTGGTGGCGCCGGCGGTTTGGAGTTCGGCGACCTGTGCCTCCAGGCCGGCTCGTTGCTCGGCCGACGACGTTCTTGCGTATCCAACCAAGGCACCCGTCATCGACCCTCCTCACACGGTTCTCAGACAGTGTGACACAGGTCTCTCAAAAGGCGATCAGAATGCTTGTGAGACACTGCAACCAGGCTCTCGGGGAGTCTCACGAGGGCGTGGGCTATTGAGGGGAGGGGGGTTGTTCAACTGCTGATGCTATCGTCATTATCAAGCTAATCGCTTCGATCCTCGACCACCTTCTCGCGGGGCCGGGTCCACTACGCCGGGGCCTTCGGTAATGATGGTCCTCGCCGTTGCGTTGGGAATTGTGGAAGCGCGGCTGGCGATGGTTACGCCGTCCGCCTTTGCCTGTTGGATCATGTCATAGATCATCTCACCTGACATGACGGTCCCCTCGTCGGCCACTATGACAGTCTCCATCCTGAACGGCGCGCTGTCAGGGTTACCTTCGATGACCGGTAGATTGATGACCCACTCGGGTTCAACAGCAGCCATGAGGTCATCGAAGCTTTCTCCGAAAACGAATTTAGACTTCACCCCCGAGGCATCCATCGCCTTCAAAATAGCGAGTTCGTCGTCGTGGATACGGAAGTGGAAATCATTGTAGCTGATGAACGGTCGATCATTGATCCACATCTGTAAGTGGTAATGGGGAAAGTCGCTGTTCTTCCCTGAATGACCCGCAAAGTCCGACTTGCCGCATGATATCGACCACGAAAAATCGCCGTATCGGGCGGTCACTTGGACAACGTGGTTTTCATCGGCAGTGTCGGCGATGTTTTTCGCCCAGCCCCCCTCGTTAGCGACCCACCTCACCCAGCTTTGAATCGCCATCATACCGAACTTCTCGGCGACGGCAGGGTAGTGCCGTTTCTTCACGCCGGGAGGTCGGAGGAACCAGTGGAGGCAGGGGACTCTTTCAACGAACGTCGTCAGGTCTGCGTCGCAGATATAGCATTTGCCCTGATCGAACGCGGCTTTGAAAAGAGCGTGTTGACGCTCAGATTCTCTGATCTGGCTTGTGTTGTGTTGGACGCGCTCCTCTTCGCTTAGCGAGCCGATTCGCACCGCAATTTTCCGAGCCATCTCATCAATACTGGCCATCAAGCTGCGCCGCCGGGGTTGATCTGGCAGGGGTCGAAACGTCCCCATCGGTCGATGATTACACCGGGTCGGCGATCTGTCACGGCGTTCAAGGAACCGGATAATGGGCTGAGGGCAAGGTGGTAGATGCGTTCGTTAGTTCGACAGCCAGAAATGAACAGCGTCCCGACGACACTGAAACGAGAAGCGCACGGTCTGCTTCAGCTTGTCGACGCTCCTGAACCAACGCTTCTCCGCGTTCTCGCAACACCAGGACTCGGCCAATAGGCGGCGAGCATCGTCGGTGGCGTCATCGAGGTCGATGGCCATCTCGATATGATGGTCAGTTTGGAACGGAGCCACCGGTAAGCTCATCGTCGCACCTGTCCGAAAAGCAGGGCGTGCGCCACTCGATAGGCCGCCGCCCATCGCCCCTCTGAAATCAGCCGGCGGAAGACCGTGATCATGGCCGTATCAGAGGGGCCACCAATCACGAGATAGTTCGGGGCCATCTGACACCAATAGGTGGCGCAGTGGCGACGGCTCGTCGTTAGACGGCTCTTCAGCATGAATTCGTAGAGGTCGAACATCTGGCTCCGTGGTCGCTTTGCCGACCACAACATCGCGGATCGGTAGCCCTATTTATCAACGGAAGCCGGCGAGCCAGGTGCGGAAAGATATCGTCAGGCCATCAGCATTCGTGCATAAATAGAAGGTAGGCCAACGGCGTTGGCCATCCATATCGTTCAGGGGACAAGCGCGGTTGCCCCGCCGCAAAACGGCTATCGGGACGACTGACCGAGAAACGTGGGAGAACGCCCAACAAGATGGACCTGATAGCCCGACCAGTTCGATCTGGGTGCGCGGCTTGAAGGACGGCCGCTTGGAGAGCTTGGCTCTCGAAAGGCATTTCAAACAAAGGAGGACGTGTGCGTGTTGATCAATTTCACGCCCGTCCGAACGCGCCCTTGTCCATCCAACCGCAGGGGCCGTTAGCTTGGGGGCAACTTCCCCCATAACCGTTCTGCCACCATAACTGCTGCTCCGAGCACAAGGCGTTGACCGATGAAAAAGGCTGCTCGCCACATCGCCAACAGGCCCCGAAGCTCGACCGCCTCACAAAGCACACAAGCGAGCATGGCAAGGATCGGGCGATTACATGCTGGTCTCGGGGAACCGCCAGCTTCCGCTATAGACGCGGATCGTCGCCGGTTGGGACATTCGCGATAAGTGATGTCTGATCTCTCTTGTCGCGGACGATGCTCATCGTCCTGGCGACAGGGGAGAAAAGGACAAAGCTCCTCGTGATATTGGGAGACACCGCATTCAAAGATGGCTGACGGTTTCCGTGGCGCCGCAGATGCGGTGACGCGCGACGAACCGTGCTTACGGAATCCTGATGAATGCACTTCAGAGATCAGGCGAAGCCAAATCGCTCACGCCACTAAAAGCGCATGTCCTCTGAATTTCAATCGCTCCTGAGTGCCGCCTTCACTACAGCCTTGTCGGCCTCGCGACGCGAATCTTTCCTCTCCGATCTCATCCCCGAATTCAGATCGACATTGCCCACGAAGCGACTCCGTGACGTGTTTTCCATTGCGGGCTTATCAAAGGCCGGCGAACAACTGCGTGTTCGCCAGCAAAGAACCGGGAAGGGGCTGGCCTTGGTCTGGCTCGTTAGCGGCGGTGCCGTTCGCCATCGGGTCAACTGGGTCGATCTCCCGAACCTATCAATCCCGCCAGCAGTCAGTCAGGTGACGTCGTTCATCATCCGTGAGAGAGCTAAGCTACTCTTCGAGCGAGCCACCGAGGCATTCGCGAATGAAATTCAGCGCGGCACAGTCACGTTGATGGCCCGCAGAGGCTCGCCCCTCACTGATCGCTCATCGATGCCATCGTCGGCGTGCGCGCACGTCGTGATTGATGATTGGATGAAGTCGGTCGGACGGGTTGCCAGCGAACCGCTGTTCGACATCGTAGTG
The genomic region above belongs to Brevundimonas goettingensis and contains:
- a CDS encoding peptidase S1; protein product: MTTRILMGATVFAAVLAASAPALAQDASLDPVFGSVTLKAGFQPDPRSVDIVAGGTEDASHLGGACVGMVGDAPDYRLNYTAGGLPLNIWVYADVDTTLVVNDPDGEWVCNDDGAGDGGNVNPGLRWATPPSGVYDIWIGRYGKGDGAQARLVFTENH
- a CDS encoding type 1 periplasmic-binding domain-containing protein, with product MFVVRLSGPSREDWKAFGKRDDAFQRFAQARRKIIDDELDDVRAVMFQVPGETDARQAVEKIKSGDPDVIMVEKSWITLSADEEAEIMKLIHDMTSEKTP
- a CDS encoding recombinase family protein; this translates as MTGALVGYARTSSAEQRAGLEAQVAELQTAGATKVFQEHVSSVDAQRPQLRAALDWVRDGDTFIVTKPDRLARSVTDLLRIVEDLKARNVTLRIMSMGVDTSTATGVLILQVLGAVSQWEREIMLERQRAGIAKAKAEGRYRGRAPTARAKTPEVLRLKAEGQTVAQIAQSVGISRASVYRAFVEAGA